From a region of the Streptomyces sp. NBC_00193 genome:
- the ftsZ gene encoding cell division protein FtsZ codes for MAAPQNYLAVIKVIGVGGGGVNAINRMIEVGLKGVEFIAINTDAQALLMSDADVKLDVGRELTRGLGAGANPDVGRKAAEDHREEIEEVLKGADMVFVTAGEGGGTGTGGAPVVANIARSLGALTIGVVTRPFTFEGRRRANQAEDGIAQLREQVDTLIVIPNDRLLSISDRQVSVLDAFKSADQVLLSGVQGITDLITTPGLINLDFADVKSVMSEAGSALMGIGSARGDDRAVAAAEMAISSPLLEASIDGARGVLLSISGGSDLGLFEINEAAQLVSEAAHPEANIIFGAVIDDALGDEVRVTVIAAGFDGGQPPARRDNVIGAASTKREEPAPAPVRAAEPARPAFGGLGSVTPREEPVRSEPVPVAEAPAPQVPTARPYQDSPAEELDVPDFLK; via the coding sequence GTGGCAGCACCGCAGAACTACCTCGCAGTCATCAAGGTCATCGGTGTCGGCGGCGGTGGTGTCAATGCCATCAACCGAATGATCGAGGTCGGTCTCAAGGGCGTCGAGTTCATCGCCATCAACACAGACGCCCAGGCGCTGTTGATGAGCGACGCCGACGTCAAGCTCGACGTCGGCCGGGAACTCACCCGGGGTCTCGGCGCCGGCGCCAACCCCGATGTCGGCCGCAAGGCGGCAGAGGACCACCGCGAGGAGATCGAGGAGGTCCTCAAGGGGGCCGACATGGTCTTCGTCACCGCCGGCGAAGGCGGCGGCACCGGAACGGGCGGCGCACCCGTCGTCGCCAACATCGCGCGCTCGCTGGGCGCCCTGACGATCGGTGTGGTCACCCGGCCGTTCACCTTCGAGGGCCGGCGCCGCGCGAACCAGGCCGAGGACGGCATCGCCCAGCTCCGCGAGCAGGTCGACACCCTCATCGTCATCCCCAACGACCGCCTGCTGTCCATCTCGGACCGCCAGGTCAGCGTCCTCGACGCCTTCAAGTCGGCGGACCAGGTCCTGCTGTCCGGCGTCCAGGGCATCACCGACCTCATCACCACTCCGGGTCTGATCAACCTCGACTTCGCGGACGTCAAGTCCGTGATGTCCGAGGCGGGCTCGGCCCTGATGGGCATCGGCTCGGCCCGCGGCGACGACCGCGCGGTGGCCGCGGCCGAGATGGCGATCTCCTCGCCGCTGCTGGAAGCGTCCATCGACGGTGCCCGCGGCGTGCTGCTCTCCATCTCCGGTGGCTCGGACCTCGGTCTCTTCGAGATCAACGAGGCCGCGCAGCTGGTGAGCGAGGCCGCGCACCCCGAGGCGAACATCATCTTCGGAGCCGTCATCGACGACGCGCTCGGCGACGAGGTACGGGTCACCGTCATCGCGGCCGGGTTCGACGGCGGACAGCCCCCGGCCCGCCGCGACAACGTCATCGGCGCGGCGTCCACCAAGCGCGAGGAGCCGGCCCCGGCTCCGGTCCGTGCCGCCGAGCCGGCCCGCCCGGCCTTCGGCGGACTCGGCTCGGTCACCCCGCGCGAGGAGCCGGTCCGCAGCGAGCCGGTCCCGGTCGCCGAGGCTCCGGCCCCGCAGGTCCCGACGGCCCGGCCGTACCAGGACAGCCCGGCCGAGGAACTGGACGTTCCGGACTTCTTGAAGTGA
- a CDS encoding cell division protein SepF, which translates to MAGAMRKMAVYLGLVEDDRYDNPGYDPDDEFEPEPEPERERRRQQPVSHQTPVSDEPVRVAQPPAPREPLPMPVENGRPARIAPVASITPERSNLEKNAPVIMPKVVSEREPYRITTLHPRTYNEARTIGEHFREGTPVIMNLTEMDDTDAKRLVDFAAGLVFGLHGSIERVTQKVFLLSPANVDVTAEDKARIAEGGFFNQS; encoded by the coding sequence ATGGCCGGCGCGATGCGCAAGATGGCGGTCTACCTCGGCCTCGTGGAGGACGACCGGTACGACAACCCGGGGTACGACCCCGACGACGAGTTCGAACCCGAGCCGGAGCCGGAGCGGGAACGCCGGCGACAGCAACCTGTCTCGCACCAAACGCCCGTATCGGACGAACCGGTACGAGTTGCCCAGCCCCCGGCGCCAAGAGAACCCCTCCCAATGCCGGTTGAAAACGGACGTCCTGCGCGAATCGCCCCCGTGGCGTCCATCACACCCGAACGCTCGAATCTGGAGAAGAACGCCCCCGTGATCATGCCCAAGGTCGTCTCCGAGCGGGAGCCGTACCGCATCACGACGCTGCACCCCCGGACCTACAACGAGGCCCGTACCATCGGGGAACACTTCCGTGAGGGCACTCCGGTGATCATGAATCTCACGGAGATGGACGACACGGACGCGAAGCGTCTGGTCGACTTCGCCGCCGGTCTCGTCTTCGGTCTGCACGGCAGCATTGAACGCGTGACACAGAAGGTGTTCCTGCTGTCTCCTGCTAACGTCGATGTCACGGCGGAGGACAAGGCCCGCATCGCGGAGGGCGGGTTCTTCAACCAAAGCTAG
- the ileS gene encoding isoleucine--tRNA ligase, translated as MTTPPQYRPVPAQVDLPALEHAVLDFWRESKTFAKTLEQSEGRPEWVFYEGPPTANGMPGAHHIEARVFKDVFPRFRTMRGYHVARKAGWDCHGLPVELAVEKELGFNGKKDIEAYGIAEFNAKCRESVTRHTDAFTELTNRMGYWVDLDDAYRTMDPEYVESVWWSLKEIFNKGLLTQDHRVAPWCPRCGTGLSDHELAQGYETVVDPSVYVRFPLTSGPLAGQAALLVWTTTPWTLVSNTAVAAHPDVTYVVATNGEEKLVVAQPLLEKSLGEGWEATGESFTGKEMERWTYQRPFDLVEFPAEAHYVVNAEYVTTEDGTGLVHQSPAFGADDLAVCRAYGLPVVNPVRPDGTFEEEVPLVGGVFFKKADEKLTADLEARGLLFKHIAYEHSYPHCWRCHTALLYYAQPSWYVRTTAVKDAMLRENEKTNWFPDSVKQGRFGDWLNNNIDWALSRNRYWGTPLPIWRCEENHLTCVGSLAELSDLTGTDQSNLDPHRPYIDEVTFPCTAEGCTLTSVRVPEVIDAWYDSGSMPFAQWGYPHKNKEIFEKRYPAQFISEAIDQTRGWFYTLMAVGTLVFDKSSYENVVCLGHILAEDGRKMSKHLGNTLEPIQLMDQHGADAVRWFMAAGGSPWAARRVGHGTIQEVVRKTLLTYWNTVAFQALYARTSNWAPSASDPAPADRTVLDRWLLSELHTLTTEVTEAMESYDTQRAGKLLSSFVDDLSNWYVRRSRRRFWQGDAAALRTLHEVVETVTRLLAPLTPFITERVWQDMVVPVTPDAPESVHLTTWPVPDASAIDPELSRQMLLVRRLVELGRATRAESGVKTRQPLSRALVAVSGFETLSPELHSQITEELNVSSLASLSEVGGSLVDTTAKANFRALGKRFGKGVQDVAKAVAEADAAALSLALRSGEASVEVNGETVALTPEEVIITETPREGWSVASDSGATVALDLEITPELRLAGLARDAIRLIQEARKNSGLDVADRIALRWSTADPELATALTDHASLIADEVLATDYASGEADASYGDAFEDEPLGLTFRLRKA; from the coding sequence ATGACCACACCGCCGCAGTACCGCCCGGTACCCGCCCAGGTCGACCTGCCTGCCCTTGAGCACGCGGTCCTCGACTTCTGGCGCGAGAGCAAGACCTTCGCCAAGACCCTGGAGCAGTCCGAGGGACGCCCCGAGTGGGTCTTCTACGAGGGCCCGCCCACCGCCAACGGCATGCCCGGCGCGCACCACATCGAGGCCCGCGTCTTCAAGGACGTCTTCCCCCGCTTCCGCACCATGCGCGGCTACCACGTGGCCCGCAAGGCCGGCTGGGACTGCCACGGCCTGCCCGTCGAGCTCGCCGTCGAGAAGGAACTGGGCTTCAACGGCAAGAAGGACATCGAGGCGTACGGCATCGCCGAGTTCAACGCCAAGTGCCGCGAGTCGGTGACCCGCCACACCGACGCGTTCACCGAGCTCACGAACCGGATGGGCTACTGGGTCGACCTGGACGACGCCTACCGCACCATGGACCCCGAGTACGTCGAGTCCGTGTGGTGGTCGCTCAAGGAGATCTTCAACAAGGGCCTGCTCACCCAGGACCACCGCGTCGCCCCCTGGTGCCCCCGCTGCGGCACCGGCCTCTCGGACCACGAGCTGGCCCAGGGCTACGAGACGGTCGTCGACCCCTCGGTCTACGTCCGCTTCCCGCTGACCTCCGGCCCCCTCGCGGGCCAGGCGGCGCTCCTGGTCTGGACGACCACCCCCTGGACCCTGGTGTCCAACACCGCGGTGGCCGCGCACCCGGACGTCACGTACGTCGTCGCGACCAATGGCGAAGAGAAGCTGGTCGTCGCCCAGCCGCTGCTGGAGAAGTCCCTCGGCGAGGGCTGGGAGGCCACCGGCGAGTCCTTCACGGGCAAGGAGATGGAGCGCTGGACCTACCAGCGCCCCTTCGACCTCGTCGAGTTCCCGGCCGAGGCCCACTACGTCGTGAACGCCGAGTACGTCACGACCGAGGACGGCACCGGTCTGGTCCACCAGTCCCCCGCCTTCGGCGCCGACGACCTCGCGGTCTGCCGCGCGTACGGCCTGCCCGTCGTGAACCCGGTCCGCCCCGACGGCACCTTCGAGGAGGAGGTCCCGCTCGTCGGCGGGGTCTTCTTCAAGAAGGCCGACGAGAAGCTGACCGCCGACCTCGAAGCGCGCGGCCTGCTCTTCAAGCACATCGCCTACGAGCACAGCTACCCGCACTGCTGGCGCTGCCACACCGCCCTGCTCTACTACGCGCAGCCGTCCTGGTACGTCCGCACCACCGCCGTCAAGGACGCGATGCTGCGGGAGAACGAGAAGACCAACTGGTTCCCGGACTCCGTCAAGCAGGGCCGCTTCGGCGACTGGCTGAACAACAACATCGACTGGGCGCTGTCCCGCAACCGCTACTGGGGCACCCCGCTGCCCATCTGGCGCTGCGAGGAGAACCACCTCACCTGCGTCGGCTCCCTGGCCGAGCTGAGCGACCTGACGGGCACGGACCAGTCGAACCTGGACCCGCACCGCCCGTACATCGACGAGGTCACCTTCCCCTGCACGGCGGAGGGCTGCACCCTCACCTCGGTCCGCGTGCCGGAGGTCATCGACGCCTGGTACGACTCGGGTTCGATGCCGTTCGCGCAGTGGGGCTACCCGCACAAGAACAAGGAGATCTTCGAGAAGCGCTACCCGGCGCAGTTCATCTCGGAGGCCATCGACCAGACGCGCGGGTGGTTCTACACGCTGATGGCGGTCGGCACCCTCGTCTTCGACAAGTCCTCCTACGAGAACGTGGTCTGCCTGGGCCACATCCTCGCCGAGGACGGCCGCAAGATGTCCAAGCACCTGGGCAACACCCTGGAACCGATCCAGCTGATGGACCAGCACGGTGCGGACGCCGTCCGCTGGTTCATGGCGGCCGGCGGCTCCCCGTGGGCGGCGCGCCGCGTCGGCCACGGCACGATCCAGGAGGTCGTCCGCAAGACGCTCCTCACGTACTGGAACACGGTCGCCTTCCAGGCCCTGTACGCCCGCACGTCGAACTGGGCCCCGTCGGCCTCCGACCCGGCGCCCGCGGACCGCACGGTCCTGGACCGCTGGCTGCTCTCGGAGCTCCACACCCTCACGACCGAGGTCACCGAGGCGATGGAGTCGTACGACACCCAGCGCGCCGGCAAGCTCCTCTCCTCCTTCGTGGACGACCTCTCGAACTGGTACGTCCGCCGCTCCCGCCGCCGCTTCTGGCAGGGCGACGCGGCCGCGCTGCGCACCCTGCACGAGGTCGTGGAGACGGTCACCCGCCTCCTGGCCCCCCTCACCCCCTTCATCACGGAGCGGGTCTGGCAGGACATGGTCGTCCCGGTCACCCCGGACGCCCCGGAGTCGGTGCACCTGACCACCTGGCCGGTCCCGGACGCCTCGGCGATCGACCCGGAGCTGTCCCGGCAGATGCTGCTGGTACGCCGCCTCGTGGAGCTGGGCCGCGCCACGCGGGCCGAGTCGGGCGTGAAGACCCGCCAGCCGCTCTCCCGCGCGCTGGTCGCCGTATCGGGCTTCGAGACCCTCTCCCCCGAGCTGCACTCGCAGATCACGGAGGAGCTGAACGTCTCCTCGCTGGCCTCCCTCTCGGAGGTCGGCGGGTCCCTGGTCGACACCACGGCCAAGGCGAACTTCCGCGCGCTGGGCAAGCGCTTCGGCAAGGGCGTGCAGGACGTGGCGAAGGCGGTGGCCGAGGCCGACGCGGCGGCGCTGTCGCTGGCCCTGCGCTCCGGCGAGGCCTCGGTGGAGGTGAACGGCGAGACCGTCGCCCTCACCCCCGAGGAGGTCATCATCACGGAGACCCCGCGCGAGGGCTGGTCGGTGGCGTCCGACTCCGGCGCGACGGTGGCCCTGGACCTGGAGATCACTCCGGAGCTGCGGCTCGCGGGCCTGGCGCGTGATGCGATCCGCCTGATCCAGGAGGCCCGGAAGAACTCCGGCCTGGACGTCGCGGACCGGATCGCCCTGCGCTGGTCCACGGCGGACCCGGAGCTGGCGACGGCCCTGACCGACCACGCTTCGCTGATCGCGGACGAGGTCCTGGCCACGGACTACGCCTCCGGCGAGGCGGACGCGTCGTACGGCGACGCCTTCGAGGACGAGCCCCTCGGCCTCACCTTCCGCCTCCGCAAGGCGTAG
- the pgeF gene encoding peptidoglycan editing factor PgeF codes for MTLEQYSESGAHFAFTDRWGGVSAVPYEELNLGGAVGDDPAAVRANRAAAAKALGIAPDRVVWMNQVHGRDVAVVDGPWGPDREEIPAVDAVVTARRGLALAVLTADCTPVLLADPVAGIAGAAHAGRPGLVAGVVTAAVEAMVALGADPARMVARTGPAVCGRCYEVPAEMRAAVAEVVPAAYAETSWGTPAVDVVAGVHAQLAEAGVADIGRSPVCTLESRDHFSYRRDRMTGRLAGYVWLD; via the coding sequence GTGACCCTGGAGCAGTACAGCGAGAGCGGCGCCCACTTCGCCTTCACCGACCGGTGGGGCGGGGTGAGCGCCGTTCCGTACGAGGAGCTCAATCTCGGCGGCGCGGTCGGAGACGACCCGGCCGCCGTTCGTGCGAACCGGGCCGCCGCGGCGAAGGCGCTGGGCATCGCGCCGGACCGGGTGGTCTGGATGAACCAGGTGCACGGCCGGGACGTGGCGGTGGTCGACGGCCCGTGGGGCCCGGACCGGGAGGAGATCCCGGCAGTGGACGCGGTGGTGACCGCCCGTCGGGGGCTCGCCCTCGCGGTCCTCACCGCCGACTGCACGCCCGTCCTGCTGGCCGACCCCGTCGCCGGCATCGCCGGAGCCGCCCATGCCGGACGGCCCGGGCTGGTCGCCGGGGTCGTGACCGCCGCCGTCGAGGCGATGGTCGCGCTCGGAGCGGACCCCGCACGCATGGTGGCCCGTACCGGGCCGGCGGTGTGCGGACGGTGTTACGAGGTTCCCGCCGAGATGCGGGCGGCGGTCGCCGAGGTGGTGCCGGCCGCGTACGCGGAGACGAGCTGGGGAACACCGGCCGTCGACGTGGTGGCCGGAGTGCACGCCCAGCTCGCTGAGGCGGGGGTGGCCGACATCGGCCGGTCCCCGGTCTGCACACTGGAGTCGCGGGACCACTTCTCGTACCGCCGTGACCGGATGACCGGGCGGCTTGCCGGATATGTCTGGTTGGACTGA
- the murG gene encoding undecaprenyldiphospho-muramoylpentapeptide beta-N-acetylglucosaminyltransferase, with translation MHVVLAGGGTAGHIEPALALADALRRQDPSVGITALGTERGLETRLVPERGYELGLIPAVPLPRRPTPELITVPGRLRGTIKAAEEILIRTKADCVVGFGGYVALPGYLAAKRLGVPIIVHEANARPGLANKIGSRYAFAVAVSTPDSKLRGARYVGIPLRRSISTLDRALVRPEARAAFGLDPNLPTLLVSGGSQGARRLNEVIEQVAPTLQRSGVQILHAVGPKNELPRVDNMPGMPPYVPVPYVDRMDLAYAAADMMLCRAGAMTVAELSAVGLPAAYVPLPIGNGEQRLNAQPVVKAGGGLLVDDAELTPQWVLSQVLPVLADPHRLYEMSRAAAEFGRRDADELLVGMVYEAIAANRAR, from the coding sequence GTGCATGTCGTACTCGCCGGTGGGGGGACCGCCGGCCACATCGAGCCGGCGCTGGCCCTCGCGGACGCCCTGCGCAGGCAGGACCCTTCCGTGGGCATCACCGCCCTCGGCACCGAACGCGGACTCGAAACCCGCCTGGTGCCCGAGCGCGGCTACGAGCTGGGACTGATCCCGGCCGTCCCGTTGCCCCGTAGGCCCACGCCCGAGCTGATCACCGTCCCAGGACGGCTGCGCGGCACCATCAAGGCCGCGGAGGAGATCCTGATCCGCACCAAGGCCGACTGCGTCGTCGGATTCGGCGGCTACGTGGCCCTGCCCGGCTACCTCGCGGCCAAGCGCCTCGGAGTGCCGATCATCGTCCACGAGGCCAATGCCCGGCCCGGACTGGCCAACAAGATCGGCTCCCGGTACGCGTTCGCCGTCGCGGTCTCCACCCCCGACAGCAAACTGCGCGGCGCCCGCTACGTGGGCATCCCGCTGCGCCGCTCCATCTCCACCCTCGACCGGGCACTGGTCCGCCCGGAGGCGCGCGCCGCCTTCGGCCTGGACCCCAACCTGCCGACGCTGCTGGTCTCCGGCGGCTCGCAGGGCGCCCGGCGCCTCAACGAGGTGATCGAGCAGGTCGCGCCGACCCTCCAGCGCTCCGGGGTCCAGATCCTGCACGCGGTCGGCCCGAAGAACGAACTGCCGCGTGTCGACAACATGCCCGGGATGCCGCCGTATGTGCCGGTACCGTACGTGGACCGGATGGATCTCGCGTACGCCGCCGCCGACATGATGCTCTGCCGCGCGGGCGCGATGACCGTCGCCGAACTGTCCGCCGTCGGGCTGCCCGCCGCCTACGTCCCGCTGCCCATCGGCAACGGCGAACAGCGGCTCAACGCCCAGCCGGTGGTCAAGGCCGGCGGCGGCCTGCTCGTGGACGACGCGGAACTGACGCCCCAGTGGGTGCTCAGCCAGGTCCTCCCGGTGCTCGCCGACCCGCACCGGCTGTACGAGATGTCCCGCGCCGCCGCCGAGTTCGGCCGCCGGGACGCGGACGAGCTGCTCGTCGGCATGGTGTACGAGGCGATCGCAGCCAACAGAGCCCGCTGA
- a CDS encoding DivIVA domain-containing protein, with amino-acid sequence MPLTPEDVRNKQFTTVRLREGYDEDEVDAFLDEVESELTRLLRENEDLRAKLAAATRAAAQNQQQGMRKPEPQDQRGPGAPVPAAISGPPQQQPPMGQPPMGQPQLQGGPPQLPAGPGGHGPQGPGPMGNPMQQHTMGGQQQMGQQGMQQGMGQQGPGPMGNPMQQQSMGGQNQLGQQMQPMGQQMQPMGQQMQPMGQQMHQQQQPQQLPQQGPGGDSAARVLSLAQQTADQAIAEARSEANKIVGEARSRAEGLERDARAKADALERDAQEKHRVAMGSLESARATLERKVEDLRGFEREYRTRLKSYLESQLRQLETQADDSLAPPRNPAGPALPPSPTPSMAPAGAMHSMGGPSMGGPSPMGGPSPMSPSYGGGQQQMSPAMTQPMAPVRPAGPQPMQQAPSPMRGFLIDEDDN; translated from the coding sequence ATGCCGCTGACTCCCGAGGACGTGCGGAACAAGCAGTTCACGACCGTCCGCCTGCGAGAAGGCTATGACGAGGACGAGGTCGACGCCTTCCTCGACGAGGTCGAGTCCGAGCTGACGCGCCTGCTGCGCGAGAACGAGGACCTGCGCGCCAAGCTGGCGGCCGCCACGCGTGCCGCCGCGCAGAACCAGCAGCAGGGCATGCGCAAGCCGGAGCCCCAGGACCAGCGTGGCCCCGGCGCCCCCGTGCCCGCGGCCATATCCGGCCCCCCGCAGCAGCAGCCCCCGATGGGTCAGCCCCCGATGGGTCAGCCGCAGCTCCAGGGCGGCCCGCCCCAGCTTCCGGCCGGCCCCGGCGGGCACGGTCCGCAGGGCCCCGGCCCGATGGGCAACCCCATGCAGCAGCACACCATGGGTGGGCAGCAGCAGATGGGTCAGCAGGGCATGCAGCAGGGCATGGGCCAGCAGGGTCCCGGCCCCATGGGCAACCCCATGCAGCAGCAGTCCATGGGCGGCCAGAACCAGCTCGGCCAGCAGATGCAGCCCATGGGTCAGCAGATGCAGCCGATGGGTCAGCAGATGCAGCCCATGGGCCAGCAGATGCACCAGCAGCAGCAGCCCCAGCAGCTTCCGCAGCAGGGTCCCGGTGGCGACAGCGCCGCCCGCGTCCTGTCGCTCGCGCAGCAGACCGCCGACCAGGCGATCGCGGAGGCCCGCTCCGAGGCCAACAAGATCGTCGGCGAGGCCCGGTCGCGTGCCGAGGGCCTGGAGCGGGACGCCCGCGCCAAGGCCGACGCGCTGGAGCGGGACGCGCAGGAGAAGCACCGCGTCGCGATGGGCTCCCTGGAGTCCGCCCGCGCCACGCTGGAGCGCAAGGTCGAGGACCTGCGGGGCTTCGAGCGTGAGTACCGCACCCGTCTGAAGTCCTACCTGGAATCGCAGCTGCGCCAGCTGGAGACGCAGGCCGACGACTCGCTGGCTCCGCCGCGGAACCCCGCCGGTCCCGCGCTGCCGCCGTCGCCGACCCCGTCGATGGCTCCGGCCGGTGCGATGCACTCCATGGGTGGTCCGTCGATGGGTGGCCCGTCGCCGATGGGCGGTCCCTCGCCGATGTCCCCCTCCTACGGTGGTGGCCAGCAGCAGATGTCCCCGGCGATGACGCAGCCGATGGCTCCGGTGCGGCCGGCTGGTCCGCAGCCGATGCAGCAGGCGCCGTCTCCCATGCGGGGCTTCCTGATCGACGAGGACGACAACTAA
- a CDS encoding YggT family protein — translation MGVALQVVYIALMCFLIVLIFRLVMDYVFQFARSWTPGKAMVVVLEATYTVTDPPLKLLRRLIPPLRLGGVALDLSFFVLMIIVYILISFVSTAARSV, via the coding sequence ATGGGCGTAGCACTGCAAGTGGTTTACATCGCGCTGATGTGCTTCCTCATCGTGCTGATCTTCCGACTGGTCATGGACTACGTGTTCCAGTTCGCACGTTCATGGACACCCGGCAAGGCGATGGTGGTCGTTCTGGAGGCCACCTACACTGTCACCGATCCACCGCTCAAGCTCCTTCGGCGGCTCATCCCGCCGTTGCGTCTCGGGGGCGTGGCACTCGACCTGTCCTTCTTCGTTCTGATGATCATCGTTTACATCCTCATCAGTTTCGTGAGCACCGCTGCGAGAAGCGTGTGA
- a CDS encoding YggS family pyridoxal phosphate-dependent enzyme has protein sequence MTDRKSELAANLAQVEERIGAACAAAGRKREEVTLIVVTKTYPASDVRLLADLGVRHVAENRDQDAAPKAAACADLPLTWHFVGQLQTNKVRSVAGYAHLVQSVDRPKLVTALSAAAEGAGRELGCLVQIALDAESGERGARGGAAPEQLAELADLVAAAPGLRIDGLMTVAPLAGRYAGREQAAFERLVELSSRLRADHPAATMVSAGMSADLEQAVAAGATHVRVGTAVLGARPRLG, from the coding sequence ATGACGGATCGTAAGTCCGAGCTCGCCGCGAACCTCGCGCAGGTGGAGGAGCGGATCGGGGCCGCCTGCGCGGCCGCCGGGCGCAAGCGGGAAGAGGTGACCCTGATCGTGGTCACCAAGACCTACCCGGCGAGCGACGTACGACTGCTGGCGGACCTGGGGGTCCGTCACGTGGCGGAAAACCGGGACCAGGACGCGGCCCCCAAGGCCGCGGCCTGTGCGGATCTGCCCCTCACCTGGCACTTCGTCGGCCAGTTGCAGACGAACAAAGTCCGTTCGGTGGCGGGATACGCGCACCTCGTGCAGTCCGTCGACCGCCCCAAGCTCGTCACGGCCCTCTCGGCGGCCGCGGAGGGCGCCGGACGGGAACTGGGCTGCCTGGTGCAGATCGCCCTCGACGCCGAGTCGGGCGAACGGGGGGCCCGCGGCGGCGCGGCGCCCGAGCAGCTCGCCGAGTTGGCGGACCTCGTGGCCGCGGCTCCCGGACTGCGCATCGACGGGCTCATGACGGTCGCTCCGCTGGCCGGGCGCTACGCGGGACGCGAACAGGCGGCCTTCGAGCGGCTGGTGGAATTGTCATCCCGCCTGCGCGCGGACCATCCGGCTGCCACGATGGTGTCGGCCGGGATGAGCGCAGACCTGGAACAGGCCGTTGCGGCCGGTGCGACACATGTACGCGTCGGCACTGCGGTACTCGGCGCGAGACCCCGGCTCGGGTAA
- a CDS encoding cell division protein FtsQ/DivIB, translating to MRRGPLVVAGVVLALLLAAGCTWVLYGSSWLRVEKVTATGTEVLTRDQVLAAAGVPVGAPLVSVDTDEIEARLRGRLPRIDSVDVVRAWPHGIGLKVTERKPVLLIKKDAQFVEVDASGVRFDTVGQAPAGVPLLELSSQQSPSGRRFDEERLLREAVQIAGVLPESVRKETVQVKVRSYDSVVLELTGGRSVVWGSGEQGEAKGRALTALLKASPKADRFDVSVPTAPAVSGS from the coding sequence CTGCGGCGGGGGCCCCTCGTGGTCGCCGGCGTGGTCCTCGCGCTGCTCCTGGCCGCCGGCTGCACCTGGGTGCTCTACGGGTCCTCCTGGCTCCGGGTCGAGAAGGTCACCGCCACCGGCACCGAGGTCCTGACCCGGGACCAGGTGCTGGCGGCGGCGGGCGTTCCGGTCGGGGCACCCCTGGTGTCCGTGGACACCGACGAGATCGAAGCCCGGCTCCGCGGCCGCCTGCCCCGTATCGATTCGGTCGATGTGGTGCGGGCCTGGCCGCACGGAATCGGGTTGAAGGTGACGGAACGCAAGCCCGTTCTGCTCATCAAGAAGGACGCGCAGTTCGTGGAAGTGGACGCTTCCGGTGTGCGATTCGACACGGTCGGACAAGCACCGGCGGGCGTTCCGCTCCTCGAACTGAGCTCCCAGCAGTCTCCGAGCGGCCGCCGTTTCGACGAGGAACGGCTGCTGCGCGAGGCCGTCCAGATCGCCGGAGTCCTCCCGGAATCCGTCCGCAAGGAGACCGTGCAGGTCAAGGTCCGGTCCTACGACTCGGTGGTGCTGGAGTTGACCGGCGGCCGGTCGGTGGTCTGGGGGAGCGGCGAACAGGGCGAGGCGAAGGGCCGTGCACTGACGGCGCTCCTGAAGGCCTCGCCCAAGGCTGACCGATTCGACGTGAGCGTCCCCACCGCCCCGGCGGTGTCCGGTAGTTGA